A stretch of DNA from Mugil cephalus isolate CIBA_MC_2020 chromosome 12, CIBA_Mcephalus_1.1, whole genome shotgun sequence:
GACACATACAGTACGCACAAATCAATATTGagcaacatgtttttaaatgggATGACGTCGCGCTTGTGACGCAGACTTATGTCTTTAGCACTGGGTGTCGATTAGTCATGATTGTTacaatggaaaacatttttttttcgtaaCCAAGTTTTCAGGCTGAGATGTCCCAATAGTTTAATATTACTGGCAGCACGAAGGAGAAGGACAGCTCGTGGCTGGACAGACTGATACAGAAGGCGAGCTCTGTGGTAGGGCCAGAGCTGGAGCCCCTGACATCCAGTCCATCATGagcaatgtccaccaccctctaaaTGAGACCCTATTTAAGAGATAATCAAGTTTACTGATGTCCTCACATCGGTTCAATATGACATAAGGAAATGCTATTATACAAACTAATAGGGATGAAATGCGTTCCGTGTGAAACTGCTCACACAGTAAGCCTTTAATAATATGTGTTAGCATGGCTGCAGTCCAATGTAGCCCTGATTAACTCATCTCAGCGGATGTGACACCTTATGAAACTACGGTGTGCGATGCGTCACAGCTGAGAGTTAACCCTCAGGTCCTTTCAATAATGCTCTGAGATTGAGTTAAGAATTCTTCGACATTTCTGGGAGATAGCTTAAACAACACCTCGCTGCACTGTGAAGCGTGAAGCGTGCATCACTGACAACCCACCTGATTCAACGTCCAACGAGTACTTATCGATGGCGAGGTTCATGGTCTGGTAGGCTGTGTTACAGAAGTCCTCAAGGATCAGATAGACGGTGGTCGTAACCCCGCGAGCCACGGGCCTCCCGAATTTCATCCGACTGTTGACAACAATGCTCCCATTCCTGAAGTTCAGGATCTCCAGGTTCTCAAAGTGGCTCAAGTTCGATTGAAGGTAGGGAACAAGCTGGTaaagattgaaaaaaatgtgtaatttgatGTGGCATGGCAAAGAATATGAGAGAACAGCGGAAACAATGAAAGTCACAAGTAGTGTAAAAATGGTGGTTACCAGCTCTATGAACCGTTGCTCCAAAGCTTTGTACTCTGGAGAGCTCTTGTTGAAGAGGTCCTCTGAGAAGGCCATGTTGGTCACTCTGAGGCTGAAGAAAACAATCAGCGCTCGTCCAGGGTTTATAGGCATGGCGATGCTGGCCTGGTCCGTGCCGTGCCCCACGCTGAACGGGAATCCGGTGCTGCCCTCTTCCGAGTGGTTAGTCAAGCCGTAACCATAATGAATCACGTCAAATCCGTTGTCTCCAATAGTGGCATCGTCCAAGCCTTCATTACTGGTCTGGATCTGAGGAGAAAATGTGCCAGTAGGTTGGTGTAAAAATCTCTATTGACTATGAACAGTTCAAATATATTAATTTGGTTTACAACAAACAAGTACAAATACAAGTTAACAAGATGCAAGGCCAACGTTAGATGTTATTTAGCCCTAGCTGTGATTTGAGCACTGTTCATAGGTTAATGTTTGAATAGCTGAGGTGacatgcgtttacatgcacagcttaatcaagctatgctcgaaatttgacATTCTGAATGcggttcttgtcccagtttacatgcaacggagaaaatcgaataactgacgggaacatgtcctcctcctccacaccaggtgGCGATGTTGATGTCTTTTCAGTGTTAATacgccccctttccggttgacctattacgtcatataataaacaaccagTGTCGGTACCAGATCTCCTCGTGTGAGTATTGGGAGCTTCCAGATGCTGCGATGATGTAGGGGACTTTGACGTTGCGTTTTATAATtcgttggacaacaggaagaagcggaagtgaagagaggttagcagttttagcggttagcggttgttatcgaagcagagcaacttatcggttttgttttgtccttttgttctttggataaattgataaaagctgtattttacTTAATctactatacaaatgaatggattgaacaTATTTTACGTTACTTTTTCTGAATAATGTGcagtcattgtattttttgcgttttatggaaaattaaaaattataaataaaaaacttcatcaagtaggcaaaaaaaaaaagataaacaaaaaataaatgaaacacgtGTTGTCTATACACAAACTGATTTCGCAGTCCATGTTGAATGGAGTTGAATGTCGAACTGGAAATGCTGGATACTCACCcaagcagatctggtacctacgcTGGAGTCTAATGTGGCAGACCACCatgtcaaacaacaacaagatggataatagtacagattttttaatctcgtacataatgtgagaaaatcaatttccaatcacattaactgggtgtcttaattgaataaggagaactctgattttagtcggagtaacgcgTTCACATGcccttaagttgtccagttaaaatcggattaaggcaatcatttgtttttgttttttcatgtgcatgtaaacatactgaaaaaaaaaaagctgtagacaaaaatggacaaaaatataTCAGTGGTCAGTAGCTTACAGCAGCatatctaaaaacaaaagtaaaagagCTGCATCTTTTTCCGCAAttttttagacaaaaaaacGTGTTTAACCCATAAAATCTCCTTGATTCTTTTGCTGTACCTCCACCAGTGAAGGGATGTCTATGTCAGGCAATCCCTCAGAACCAGGGCCAACGTCAGAGACACGAGTGAAAGGTGACTCCTTCTCTGGAGACAGGGCAGTCGTTTGGGCAGGGCTTGGAGAGTCGGTCACTGATGGCTCTGGATTTTCTATATTCACCAGTAAGATCTCATCCTCCGTGAGATCCTCTGTCGAGATCACTGGAGTTTCTGTGGTCTCGTCTACCAGCGGAGCTTCAGGTACAGTCTCGTGCTTCGGCTCATCTACTAACACAGGTTCCTCCAGTACCACATTAATGGCTGCATCTTCCTCCGCTTGTTTGGTGACAACTTCCTCTTCTCCAGGTGGAACATCTGGGAGGTCGGACTCTTCCTCCCCAACAGGAAGCAGATCCGTTTCTGCCGCCTCTGGCTCTGACGTTTCACTCACAGTATCTATCGTTTCTGGAGATGGGACTAGCGCAGGcaacacttgttcttcttcagtggtttcagttgATATTGTGGAGACCTCAAGCTCCTCAGGAATCTCCACCTCATTCTCCACAACCTCTTCCACAGATGCAGTTGGTTCTTCTCCCACTGCAGCGACTTCAACTTTCTCTGCTTCAGCTACAGATGTAGCATGTGTACTAATGTGGATTTCTTCTGCTAACAACACATCCACCGATGTGGTCTCTTCATGGGACGCTTCGTCTTCTTCTGCTGCGACTGTAGATGGTTCGAGCAAGCTCTCTATTTCTTCTGTGCCTGAACCAGAGGCCTCCATTTCCACAGGCGGTTCAGGCAATGTGACGCTCCCTGGGAGATCAGCTGGAATTTCTTCGCGTGGGGGGGTCTCGGCAGCAGGAGTCTGCACAATGTCCTCTAGCAGCAGACCCTCCTCCTCGATGCctggaaaaacacagatgaggaGAAATTCAATCTAATGGTCTCCTTTTATAGCAACTGGCTGCTTCTTTTCAGAGCtcacaaagaaaatatttgactttagGAGCTGAAAGATATAAATTTAAACAAGTGGGTGGTTAATACTTCCAGAAAGTggaggaaatagttttttttttttaaaaaaaaaggccggtAGCAAACCTCGgaaggaaaaattaaaagtgacacaagataatatatatgtgtgtgtcaaagGTCAGCGCTTACCGTCAGCTTCAGGTGCAATAGTTGTCAggacaagaggaggagacacaacGACACTCTCCTCCAGAACAGTAACATCATTCTCTGCTGTTGCAGCTGTGTTGGTTTCGAAGGGTTCCTGCAGGACATCATCTTTGATGTCCTCTTCTAGAGTCAAGACCTCTGGTGGCTCATCAACAGCACTGACCTGCATCAGAAACAGACTTTATTATCTCACTGTTATCGCTTCCTTTAAGAGCCTAACCTTAGAGATTCTTCCGAACACGATGATAATCATAACTATTAAGAAACTAGGTTCCGTGTTCTCAATTGcattcagtagcaatgacaaaAATCTGCTGTCTATAACCTTTATTGAAGGGGTGTTAAGCATACACGCTGCATACTTTTAAtatcatcaaaatgaaaaaccaTGCAGCTGAACCTAAAGTATTCCGAATCAAAACAAGGGCAGCAAAGTGCTTCAGTGGCACAGTAGCGCTGAGCTCTTGCTTGTAAATCAATTACTGAGATGAAATTTGCCAAACTGTCCCAACTcatttaatgagtcaaattaaTCACAATAAAGTGAACCAGCAGACACATTTAGCGCAACCCAAACTCTGATCACCATTAAAGAGCATACTCAGCCACAAGACAGCACAAATAAAGATGGTATTACTTGTCTAAATAAACTCATATGTGCAGTCTCTCCACTCGACTCGCCGTGGTGCACTGCGCTCCCGTCTCTGCCCCAGAATAGCAGTGGATTATTAGAGCAAGAGCCAAACTAATCCTGAAAGCTTCACTTCATCCTCGCTGGTGAGCTCATCCCCTACCTACACTGGTGGAGTCTGGATAACGTCTCAAGCCTGTTACAGGTTATCGCAACATCACTCATGCTACAGTCGTCAGCATCCTCGAACAAAAAGTTATTCATCAACTTTGCGGCGCTCGGAGCAGCTGGAGCACCTGGAGAGAGATTGTTGTCATGACAGTTGTGGAGGTAACTTGTTACTCACCGTGGCTCCATCTGCAGTGTTGACAGACTCAGGAACCTCAGACACTGTGGAACCAGAGGAGAAATAACTATTAATACAAACTGACATACAAAAGGCAAGTGCGCCAAACAGCCTAAATATTTCTGCCTGCCAGAGTCTACAAAATCCTTTAAACTGTAAGCATTTCAGTGCTGATATCCTGCAGTTTGACAGCGTTACCTTCAGGGGTAAATATCTACAAATCAGTGCAAAAATCTGGAGTGAATATCAGCCACCGTCGGCCAAGGCTATTACTGCACCACCtccaaaggagaaaaacaaagccaagCTGTGTTTTTAAGTTCCCCAGCCACACATGTCAGCCATATGAGAGTGTTTAGCCATTATTTCAGATGTCACAGACTATAACTAATGCGAGCATCACGGGGCATCCATTTCCAGAGGAGCTCAGTAACGCAGTAAACTAATGACACGCATTCTTTGAAAACAAGAAATCtcgcaggaggtggaggagatggtATAGACATTATCACATCATTTAAGGGACGCAGGCAGCAGAAAGTGGGAGCTAGCTAACCTACTTACGGAGTGGCTGAATCTACGAGTGTTGGCCTTGCGTCTGCAGCGGTTGCGAGTTAAAGGAGCGCTCCGCCAGTTTTGCATGAAAAGGTTCACGTGGGGATGATGAGGCCAGTAGCTAGCCAGAGCCAACGGCTACTAGCTTAACACACCTAATCCTTAACCGAATCAACTGAGGTGCATTGTGCACCAAGTCTTTTAGGGAAAAGAGGCTGCCCGGAATATTAAATTAAGGTGTCTGCGCTCCTTCTGCATCGATTCTGATCTTGTTTTTCGGAAACCATCCATCACGAGCACGATAACGTCATGTGAGTGCAACGCAAGATCCGCAAAGTCCTCGTTTTGAGATTGTGCAAGCCAAAATAAAGGATCAAAGcaaagccaaaaaaacaaagtcctCAAATTTCAAACGTCATTTTTGCTGAACCCCTCTTCGCCGACCATTTAATGACAAGGATTAAACTGCAGCACAGAATAAATACACAGTTCCTATAACTGATGACTCTGTTATTTGTTCATTAAAAATGGTTCACTTTTGGGCTAAAACTTCTTATAAATACATCTCTGTCGACTTTgacagaaaaagaagtcaaataAGAAACAGATGAGACTATTAAAACCCTGGAATGTTTTCTCAAGTGGTGTACCGTATGTTGTAATATCAATGCAGGGTCTTCTGTGGCTCTATTTGATGTGACACATGGAGGTTTGCCCTGCACTTCATGCGCCACGGCTGCCAAGGCATTCCCGGTGACTTCACTGCcatgcaaattaaataaatagctaCACTGGAGGCATGTGGGTGTCCTGTTGCACTGCGGGGAATATCTTTAGGAAGACTGGCAGCGGTGCGCAGGGCCATTAACTCACCAGTCTCCGGCTCGTCGTAATGAAGGGCGTCAGTGAGGACGTTTTTGACCTCGCTGATGGTGTACGCCACCGTGGGGGGCTCTTTGATCTCACGGTATGAGTTCTCCACTCGGTTCGACTGCAGGGTCAGGTAGTCCAGCTGCTCACCGCTCACTCCCGCTCCATCCACCACCACCGTGACGGCgtagtccaccaccaccacgccgTCCGGCCTGCAGCCACGAAAATGGAGTTGAAACATCCAATCAATGCAAGatgttaaaaatgcacaaaaacgcAGCCTTAACATCTGGCCCCTAGACGTTTcacccccattcacaccttgagactgaaGCCTCTTGCTGACAATGGATTGTTAAAGCCTTAATTGGAGAAAGAAGACATTTTCCTCCAACTGCACGTAcgtatctggtcattaacagacgcTAGTCACACATGTTTCTGATGAGCAGCATCCACAGATGTTTGTCTTTAAACTCCCAAACCGCTCTCTTAGgagtgaagaagctacttgagtGAGTGCTGAAATGTCTTTGCTGCCCTTGTTTTCAGCTCTTTTTGGAAATTTGGaaattcttcctcttcttcttcttcttcttcttcttcagacagATTTGACACGCCACTTTGAGCATGTCAAATAAAATTATGATTCACGACCAGCgccatatttttctatttccatttctatttctattactTACCTCCAAAAGGTGGAGGTCTTAACCCTCTCTGTTCGCCTCAGTTATTAACCCCCTCCATCTTTCATTACAGGGGTCAGGCTTTCCAAGAGGTACCCCAACCTCTCAGGAAGTCTCACTCCTTAGGCTCCTTTACACCTGAAGAGCATCCTCCCTCATGTCCTGTGTACCAATAAACCTCCTTGCATCAGTTTTGTCAGTAAAGGGTAGATTTTGACTGAGGTTGAACACAGTTTATCTTAATGGTACATTTTATTTGGCATCTGACAATTGAGTAGAAATCTGCAAACATAACAACGTTTATATTAAAGTTGCgatctcattttgttttctttggcgGCTTCTGTGGCGACAAGTGTTaattgtgagtgttttttttctttttctttttggatctATCACTAGAAATAAGTTCcaaacactgtaaacacaagGATCATCAGTGGGTCACGGGCTCAACAGTTATTTTACTCCCTCCTTAGGGGATGTTTGCCATTCATAGAAACTTGTGAAATTTACTCATCCCTCCTccaatttttgttttgtcctccgAGACTGCTGCTAAAGATGTATACTGTGGTTTTCGCTTCAGCCGTCCAGAAGTTATTATTGGCGTTAATTAGCGCAGTGGGTTAGCCGCAGAGCTAAAGGGCAGCTAAATATTTAACTAAGAATGAAATGGTTTCTCATTCACTGTCATGAAATTCCCCAGTCAATATATCACCACCATAACATCTAACAATGGCCTCACGTgcacaataacaaaaagagaGTATGAGAGATCAGAGTTCTCTGAGAGGACGAAAACCATTCGGGCATTAGCTTGATTTAACGTCAAACCTGTTAAAAGAGTTGTAGCGGGCTAGCACATGACTGATGACCGCGGTGATTTATTCCTGTTTGGAGCGCAAGAGCGCGACTGTATAGGGCAAAAACAGCCGAGTCAGCACAATGATCAATCTCATCATAATAAACATGGAAACCTCACAAGAGATTCCAGGCTCTGGAAAAAGCCATCTATCAGCTTTCATTTGACTACTGGGAGCCCTCCACTCTGACCTAGTTTGTTGAGCAACGTTGTTCCAGCCAAAAGTCGGCCCTATTTAGGAGGAGATCCAGTCCCACCACCCCTTTAAGTTTCACAGACAGGCTGGCGGAGCTTTACTCCTGCTGAGCCATGAAATCTGCAGTTAGTAGCTGCATTGATTAATTGCAGCAATAATCATAATTCTAAATGCatttaatgtgtatgtgtgtgtgcaccactGTGATTAGATGATATATAATGTACAAGGAACGTACGTCAGAAATCTCTTTTGGTTTTACTTCAGcgtaaattttctttttttactacaatttacataaaaaaacgAAATGTAATGAATTGTTATGATATAATATCAGATTTTAAATGGAATATTTCTTTTGAAAGGTGATGACGAAAACAACACGATACAGGTCCTGGtcgaaaaataaaatgataaaaacccAAACCACGCACTTCGGTTTTCGTCACGATTAAACAAACCAGATGTTggtgtgttttaaaaatgtcagccAGGCAGTTTTTGGTACTTGCGGGCAAAACAAGGCTAGATGTTTCCTCTTGTTTCCAGTCGTTGTGCTGAGCTTAGCTATCAAGCTGCTGGCTGCAGTTTTATATTGACCCTATAAACTCATCTGAATCCCTGTATATTTTCCGTAATGTAAACTGATCCCTACTACTTACTAATTGTGATTGTAAGTGCATTTGCGAAACTCTTCCCGAGGTAACCCTTCCCTCCCCGCTGACCACCCCGCTCTGCATCCTTCCACCGGAGTCTTACTGGTGGGGCCGCAAAGCTCCGATAATCGCCTCTGTGGAGGAGCACCTGCTCGCTGGGTCCGACCCATCTTGATCCCACTTAACAGGTGAGTGACCGCATTAACATCATTAACACGGGCAACTAGTGACACACCTTAACACGTGCCCACGCTCACAGGTAAACACGGTttgaggatgagggtgaggcgacacacacacacacacactaacgctGATAGGGATCTGCGGGCTTAAATACAGGATAGAGACAACTATGCGAGATCAAATTGCCACTACTGATGACTCACCCTTGAGCGTCCTTCTGTGGTCTATATAAAACAAGGAGGAGCTCTTTAATATCTCCTGATAGATGGTGTTAGTGCTGCAAAGACATGCGGACAGTGGGAACTCACCTGAAGCTGATCACAGACACACTCTTAAACCCAGGAAGCCCCTCCAGCGCGTCTTCTAtctgcaaagacaaacattcaaaaataaaaacaaaataaaatcaaacatcaGACTAAAGCTagtttgtttcttattttaagtGGTTAGAATAAAACTGCTTCCACAATAACTCATATTTACTGTTCCAAAATAATTCTTGCTGTTCAAAGTAAATGAAAGGTCCTTTGTGCTATGGCCCACATCATTATTCCGAAAAGGCGAACCACTGCCCTGCAGTCAACTGGCAAGGAGCTCTTTTTATTGGTGCCGATTATTGGTCTTTCTTCTCCGCACAATGcgagaaaaaaacaatacaaacactGTTACACAGACTTGCTGACccagttaatttaattttacgggggagaaaaaaaacacgcaaatAGGTCTCCAGAGCCTTTTGTCTGTTTACTTGTCCTCCAGTCCTCCCATCTCCGCACTCGTTTACTATCATGTCCTCCCCTCCACTCGGCGGCACACATTGAACTTTAATCTTTTCAAGGCCTGTGAGCATGCGTGTGTGCGGCGCGTGCTGGCACGCCAAGGTGCCTGCTGATCTAATGAGTCTAGCAAATCCCCAACGACAATAAAAAAGCAGGTTATCACCCAGAAACGAGAATGTTGTTATTTACAAGCGCGCGTCGGTGCGCGCACTGCGTTCATGTGTCGAGACGACTTGCCAGGAAAGAAAAAGCCTGTTAATTTTCAGAGTAGCTGTAAAAAACCGCTGTGGTTACAAGGTGAGTGCCGgtgcatgcatgcacaaaaGTATATCTATTCCCCAGATGTTTCATAAAGCTGTAGTCTCCACCACAAACAACTATTTGCCTTGAAATCTGGATGTGTTTTAAAACCAGGCCTCACATTTTGGGTTCCCCTCCCGCTGCTGTTAACCTACATGTTATTGTCTCAATCACGGACTGTAAACCAGTGGATATATCAGGTACAGGCCTGAATCTAAGGGGGGGGATGCAAACCTTTTCGGCGAGCTGTCTGCTGAGTGTTTGGTACTGGAGGCTCGCCGGATCTTTAAGGTCATCGCTGTACGTCTCTCCGGTCAAGATGATGCTCAGCTCCACTACTTGCTCCAGCACAGCTGGCGTAGGAGGCTGGAGGGCAATGTCATTGTCCAGCtgttgcatgaaaaaa
This window harbors:
- the impg2a gene encoding interphotoreceptor matrix proteoglycan 2 isoform X2, with the protein product MNIKAWRCVFYSVVFSLVVIFLDIRTDASLEGSSMGYLDLPYTQESVVLPHLIRVSEVKAAHEGHAVISRRKRNILFPSGVKLCTQETAQQAVANHLSYFHLRVCQETIWEAFKIFWDRLPEQDEYQSWMSRCQEGTVTAQDIGSYFSQSEEHQALVEKRMSMPGLKSEPTRSWQHMCSTPMPAAAEVTQAPELEDVAKVEEDAALVSPEEEEDSPLDNDIALQPPTPAVLEQVVELSIILTGETYSDDLKDPASLQYQTLSRQLAEKIEDALEGLPGFKSVSVISFRPDGVVVVDYAVTVVVDGAGVSGEQLDYLTLQSNRVENSYREIKEPPTVAYTISEVKNVLTDALHYDEPETVSEVPESVNTADGATVSAVDEPPEVLTLEEDIKDDVLQEPFETNTAATAENDVTVLEESVVVSPPLVLTTIAPEADGIEEEGLLLEDIVQTPAAETPPREEIPADLPGSVTLPEPPVEMEASGSGTEEIESLLEPSTVAAEEDEASHEETTSVDVLLAEEIHISTHATSVAEAEKVEVAAVGEEPTASVEEVVENEVEIPEELEVSTISTETTEEEQVLPALVPSPETIDTVSETSEPEAAETDLLPVGEEESDLPDVPPGEEEVVTKQAEEDAAINVVLEEPVLVDEPKHETVPEAPLVDETTETPVISTEDLTEDEILLVNIENPEPSVTDSPSPAQTTALSPEKESPFTRVSDVGPGSEGLPDIDIPSLVEIQTSNEGLDDATIGDNGFDVIHYGYGLTNHSEEGSTGFPFSVGHGTDQASIAMPINPGRALIVFFSLRVTNMAFSEDLFNKSSPEYKALEQRFIELLVPYLQSNLSHFENLEILNFRNGSIVVNSRMKFGRPVARGVTTTVYLILEDFCNTAYQTMNLAIDKYSLDVESGDQADPCKFQACNEYAECKVNKWSGEAECVCNAGYFSVDGLPCQSICELQTDFCLNDGKCDIIPGQGAICRCRVGENWWYRGEHCEEYVSEPLVVGIAIASVAGFLLVASGVIFFLARTLRDQYDKDESEDPIRRTESLPSLERATKYNPMYESEATTGYSHYYRRYPEATLYSSASAEASTDFSSEEIRHIYENSELTKEEIQDRIRIIELYAKDRQFADFVRQHQAVLDTRRESSSVQA
- the impg2a gene encoding interphotoreceptor matrix proteoglycan 2 isoform X1 produces the protein MNIKAWRCVFYSVVFSLVVIFLDIRTDASLEGSSMGYLDLPYTQESVVLPHLIRVSEVKAAHEGHAVISRRKRNILFPSGVKLCTQETAQQAVANHLSYFHLRVCQETIWEAFKIFWDRLPEQDEYQSWMSRCQEGTVTAQDIGSYFSQSEEHQALVEKRMSMPGLKSEPTRSWQHMCSTPMPAAAEVTQAPELEDVAKVEEDAALVSPEEEEDSPLDNDIALQPPTPAVLEQVVELSIILTGETYSDDLKDPASLQYQTLSRQLAEKIEDALEGLPGFKSVSVISFRPQKDAQGPDGVVVVDYAVTVVVDGAGVSGEQLDYLTLQSNRVENSYREIKEPPTVAYTISEVKNVLTDALHYDEPETVSEVPESVNTADGATVSAVDEPPEVLTLEEDIKDDVLQEPFETNTAATAENDVTVLEESVVVSPPLVLTTIAPEADGIEEEGLLLEDIVQTPAAETPPREEIPADLPGSVTLPEPPVEMEASGSGTEEIESLLEPSTVAAEEDEASHEETTSVDVLLAEEIHISTHATSVAEAEKVEVAAVGEEPTASVEEVVENEVEIPEELEVSTISTETTEEEQVLPALVPSPETIDTVSETSEPEAAETDLLPVGEEESDLPDVPPGEEEVVTKQAEEDAAINVVLEEPVLVDEPKHETVPEAPLVDETTETPVISTEDLTEDEILLVNIENPEPSVTDSPSPAQTTALSPEKESPFTRVSDVGPGSEGLPDIDIPSLVEIQTSNEGLDDATIGDNGFDVIHYGYGLTNHSEEGSTGFPFSVGHGTDQASIAMPINPGRALIVFFSLRVTNMAFSEDLFNKSSPEYKALEQRFIELLVPYLQSNLSHFENLEILNFRNGSIVVNSRMKFGRPVARGVTTTVYLILEDFCNTAYQTMNLAIDKYSLDVESGDQADPCKFQACNEYAECKVNKWSGEAECVCNAGYFSVDGLPCQSICELQTDFCLNDGKCDIIPGQGAICRCRVGENWWYRGEHCEEYVSEPLVVGIAIASVAGFLLVASGVIFFLARTLRDQYDKDESEDPIRRTESLPSLERATKYNPMYESEATTGYSHYYRRYPEATLYSSASAEASTDFSSEEIRHIYENSELTKEEIQDRIRIIELYAKDRQFADFVRQHQAVLDTRRESSSVQA
- the impg2a gene encoding interphotoreceptor matrix proteoglycan 2 isoform X3 yields the protein MNIKAWRCVFYSVVFSLVVIFLDIRTDASLEGSSMGYLDLPYTQESVVLPHLIRVSEVKAAHEGHAVISRRKRNILFPSGVKLCTQETAQQAVANHLSYFHLRVCQETIWEAFKIFWDRLPEQDEYQSWMSRCQEGTVTAQDIGSYFSQSEEHQALVEKRMSMPGLKSTPMPAAAEVTQAPELEDVAKVEEDAALVSPEEEEDSPLDNDIALQPPTPAVLEQVVELSIILTGETYSDDLKDPASLQYQTLSRQLAEKIEDALEGLPGFKSVSVISFRPQKDAQGPDGVVVVDYAVTVVVDGAGVSGEQLDYLTLQSNRVENSYREIKEPPTVAYTISEVKNVLTDALHYDEPETVSEVPESVNTADGATVSAVDEPPEVLTLEEDIKDDVLQEPFETNTAATAENDVTVLEESVVVSPPLVLTTIAPEADGIEEEGLLLEDIVQTPAAETPPREEIPADLPGSVTLPEPPVEMEASGSGTEEIESLLEPSTVAAEEDEASHEETTSVDVLLAEEIHISTHATSVAEAEKVEVAAVGEEPTASVEEVVENEVEIPEELEVSTISTETTEEEQVLPALVPSPETIDTVSETSEPEAAETDLLPVGEEESDLPDVPPGEEEVVTKQAEEDAAINVVLEEPVLVDEPKHETVPEAPLVDETTETPVISTEDLTEDEILLVNIENPEPSVTDSPSPAQTTALSPEKESPFTRVSDVGPGSEGLPDIDIPSLVEIQTSNEGLDDATIGDNGFDVIHYGYGLTNHSEEGSTGFPFSVGHGTDQASIAMPINPGRALIVFFSLRVTNMAFSEDLFNKSSPEYKALEQRFIELLVPYLQSNLSHFENLEILNFRNGSIVVNSRMKFGRPVARGVTTTVYLILEDFCNTAYQTMNLAIDKYSLDVESGDQADPCKFQACNEYAECKVNKWSGEAECVCNAGYFSVDGLPCQSICELQTDFCLNDGKCDIIPGQGAICRCRVGENWWYRGEHCEEYVSEPLVVGIAIASVAGFLLVASGVIFFLARTLRDQYDKDESEDPIRRTESLPSLERATKYNPMYESEATTGYSHYYRRYPEATLYSSASAEASTDFSSEEIRHIYENSELTKEEIQDRIRIIELYAKDRQFADFVRQHQAVLDTRRESSSVQA